A single region of the Candidatus Poribacteria bacterium genome encodes:
- a CDS encoding FAD-binding oxidoreductase translates to MQRRRARTQYCKGELIEREDFSEDLAAFKFRVDKELPFIPGQYATIGFEVDGKIVQRPYSIVSSPHEPFMEVFVELVPEGATTPLFWALELGDTVFFRERLVGKFVMDTESGMTRHVMAGTVTGAAPYISIARTQKIEQEQGKTSPHQILAIVGASRSWELGYYMDELNDLAAQEEWFTFVPTVSRPWEDPEWQGESGRAEDVIRKYGDQLGYDHTNAVVYACGHPQMIENAKAIWARARYPEERIKEEKFFVIKEE, encoded by the coding sequence ATGCAAAGAAGACGCGCCAGGACGCAATATTGTAAAGGTGAGTTAATTGAACGTGAGGATTTTTCTGAAGATTTAGCCGCGTTCAAATTCCGTGTTGATAAAGAGTTGCCATTTATACCAGGACAATATGCGACTATCGGCTTTGAGGTTGATGGAAAGATTGTCCAACGTCCCTATTCAATCGTCTCTTCACCACACGAACCGTTTATGGAGGTTTTCGTCGAATTGGTGCCAGAGGGGGCAACCACGCCTCTATTTTGGGCATTGGAATTAGGTGACACCGTGTTTTTTCGGGAACGCCTCGTCGGGAAATTCGTGATGGACACGGAGAGCGGAATGACGCGCCATGTTATGGCAGGCACTGTAACCGGAGCTGCGCCGTATATTAGCATTGCGCGAACGCAAAAAATTGAGCAGGAACAGGGCAAGACGAGTCCGCATCAGATCTTGGCGATTGTCGGTGCGAGCCGTTCGTGGGAACTTGGGTATTACATGGATGAACTCAATGACCTCGCAGCGCAGGAAGAGTGGTTCACATTCGTCCCGACGGTGAGTCGTCCGTGGGAGGATCCAGAGTGGCAAGGCGAGAGCGGACGTGCTGAAGATGTGATCCGAAAGTACGGCGATCAACTCGGTTATGATCACACCAATGCTGTTGTCTATGCGTGTGGACATCCGCAGATGATTGAGAATGCGAAGGCGATCTGGGCGCGTGCGCGTTACCCTGAAGAGCGGATTAAAGAGGAAAAATTCTTTGTGATTAAGGAAGAATAA